The Candidatus Saccharimonadales bacterium genome contains a region encoding:
- a CDS encoding TatD family hydrolase yields the protein MLIDTHCHIHEADYPLDADEVIKRASEVGVEKMICVGTSEESSKRAVEFASTRQGIFAAIGVHPHDTKDGWEEITAHIQKKPVAIGEIGLDYFYTHSPRDVQIKALEGQIDLALTHNLPIIFHVRDAFSDFWPILDNFKGIRGELHSFTDTKQHLEEALKRNLYIGVNGISTFTKNEAQKSMFSSIPLNKLLLETDAPFLTPIPFRGKVNEPGFVKGVAEHQALVRGLSLEQIAATTSANAAALFAL from the coding sequence ATGCTGATTGATACGCATTGTCATATTCACGAAGCTGACTATCCGTTAGATGCGGACGAGGTTATAAAACGTGCCTCTGAAGTGGGCGTTGAAAAGATGATTTGTGTCGGTACAAGCGAAGAAAGTTCAAAGCGGGCTGTGGAATTCGCCTCAACCAGGCAAGGTATATTTGCCGCAATTGGCGTTCACCCTCATGACACGAAAGATGGCTGGGAAGAGATAACCGCTCATATCCAGAAAAAGCCGGTAGCTATAGGCGAGATTGGTCTGGATTATTTTTACACGCATAGCCCTCGTGATGTGCAGATAAAAGCCCTAGAGGGTCAGATTGATTTAGCTCTTACGCATAACCTGCCGATTATTTTTCATGTTCGCGATGCGTTTTCTGACTTTTGGCCAATACTCGACAACTTCAAGGGTATTCGCGGCGAGCTGCATAGTTTCACGGATACGAAACAGCATTTGGAAGAGGCGCTAAAGCGCAATTTATACATTGGCGTGAATGGAATCAGCACATTCACCAAAAATGAAGCGCAAAAATCGATGTTTTCGTCCATACCGTTGAATAAATTACTACTAGAAACAGATGCGCCCTTCTTGACACCCATACCGTTTCGTGGTAAGGTCAATGAGCCCGGGTTTGTGAAGGGCGTAGCCGAACATCAAGC